One genomic window of Moorella glycerini includes the following:
- the sdaAB gene encoding L-serine ammonia-lyase, iron-sulfur-dependent subunit beta translates to MDAFQIIGPVMIGPSSSHTAGAVRIGRLARAILGEVPCRAEILLHGSFARTYRGHGTDRALVAGLLGFNVDDERVREAMELAPREGLAVTFGEKDLGDVHPNSVQLNLKGKERAVQVVASSLGGGQVLVKKIDAFTVELSGDLPTLVAAYPDRPGVIAAVTALLAGAGVNIAGMRVSRQAAGEKALMVVETDQPVPAGLVAAMRSLPIIERVISIDPV, encoded by the coding sequence ATGGATGCCTTTCAAATTATCGGCCCGGTAATGATCGGGCCCTCCAGTTCCCATACGGCCGGGGCCGTCCGCATCGGCCGCCTGGCCCGGGCTATCCTGGGTGAAGTGCCCTGCCGGGCGGAGATTTTGCTCCACGGCTCCTTTGCCCGTACTTACCGCGGCCACGGCACCGACCGCGCCCTGGTGGCCGGCCTCCTGGGCTTTAATGTCGATGATGAACGGGTGCGGGAGGCCATGGAACTGGCCCCCCGGGAAGGCCTGGCAGTAACCTTTGGCGAAAAGGACCTGGGAGATGTCCACCCCAATTCCGTGCAGCTAAACTTAAAAGGCAAAGAACGGGCCGTCCAGGTGGTAGCCTCTTCCCTGGGTGGAGGCCAGGTCCTGGTGAAAAAGATCGATGCCTTTACCGTCGAACTGAGCGGTGATTTGCCGACCCTGGTGGCTGCCTACCCCGATCGCCCCGGGGTGATAGCCGCCGTGACGGCCCTGCTGGCCGGGGCAGGGGTGAATATTGCCGGGATGCGGGTTTCCCGCCAGGCGGCCGGCGAAAAGGCGCTCATGGTCGTGGAAACGGACCAGCCAGTTCCGGCGGGACTGGTAGCAGCCATGCGGTCTTTACCAATTATTGAACGGGTGATTAGCATTGACCCGGTATAA
- the arcC gene encoding carbamate kinase, which translates to MPQTVVMAFGGNAITRPGEKGTFAEQKANVAVTCRQLGDLVRNGYRLVLTHGNGPQVGNLLIKNELAKDIVPAMPLDVLVSNTQGSIGYAIQQVLGYELARQGLQVPVAAVITQVVVAADDPAFQNPTKPVGPFYSEEEAQKLMQERGYRMAEDSNRGWRRVVPSPKPLEIIEKEAIKALTMAGVIVVAAGGGGIPVVRRPDGSLAGVEAVIDKDRAATILASQVGADVLFLLTDVERVCLDYGRPTQREVEELTASEARRYLAEGQFPPGSMGPKVEAAIAFVEAGGEKAIIGSLARAAEAVAGRSGTRIVAG; encoded by the coding sequence ATGCCCCAGACCGTAGTCATGGCCTTTGGCGGCAATGCCATCACCCGCCCCGGGGAAAAGGGGACCTTTGCCGAGCAAAAGGCTAACGTTGCTGTCACCTGCCGGCAACTGGGCGATCTTGTCCGTAATGGTTATCGCCTGGTGCTAACCCATGGCAACGGGCCCCAGGTGGGGAATTTGCTAATTAAAAATGAACTGGCCAAGGATATTGTCCCGGCCATGCCCCTGGATGTCCTGGTGTCCAACACCCAGGGTTCCATAGGGTATGCCATCCAGCAGGTGCTGGGTTATGAACTGGCCCGCCAGGGTCTCCAGGTGCCGGTGGCCGCGGTCATTACCCAGGTGGTAGTTGCGGCCGACGATCCGGCTTTTCAAAATCCCACCAAGCCCGTAGGCCCTTTTTACAGCGAAGAAGAAGCCCAAAAATTGATGCAGGAACGGGGCTATCGCATGGCGGAAGACAGCAACCGCGGCTGGCGCCGGGTGGTACCCTCGCCTAAACCCCTGGAGATTATCGAGAAAGAAGCCATCAAGGCTTTGACTATGGCGGGAGTTATCGTTGTCGCCGCGGGCGGCGGGGGCATCCCGGTGGTGCGCCGTCCCGACGGCAGCCTGGCAGGAGTGGAGGCCGTCATTGATAAGGACCGGGCGGCCACGATCCTGGCCAGCCAGGTAGGGGCTGATGTCCTTTTCCTGCTGACGGACGTAGAGCGGGTCTGCTTGGACTACGGCAGGCCCACCCAGCGGGAGGTAGAGGAACTGACCGCCAGTGAGGCCCGCCGGTATCTGGCCGAGGGCCAGTTCCCGCCGGGCAGCATGGGACCAAAGGTCGAAGCCGCCATTGCCTTCGTAGAGGCGGGGGGCGAAAAAGCCATTATCGGCTCCCTGGCCAGGGCTGCCGAGGCCGTAGCCGGCCGTTCTGGGACCAGGATTGTCGCGGGGTAA
- the ygfK gene encoding putative selenate reductase subunit YgfK: protein MGSVMRPLPFRKLLNWVLAEKERYGSIFGLPQEKFFQRRREVYLQLFGEYLENAIGPAAGPHTQLAQNIVAAFLSGGRFFELKTVQVLDQLDIAKPCIDAADEGYNVEWSTELAIEEALEEYVKAWFLLHILQKELWGSDQRGFIFNMSVGYDLKGIKSPKVDQFIEGLKDASNTAIFQECKTVLKEEIKRFAVADEEFIDSISPNICKSVTLSTMHGCPPAEIETICRYLLAEKKLHTFVKLNPTLLGYEFVKDALARMGYNYIHLREESFSHDLQYEEGLALLKRLQGFAQEQERGFGVKLSNTLPVKNTKGELPGEEMYLSGRALYPLTINLASRLAAEFAGRLKISYAGGGDAFNIARIFATGIWPITVATTLLKPGGYLRLQQIAGELESHLQDRATDTVDVEKLAGLAAGAFKDPDYLKEKRGVRSRKLGKQLPLTDCFIAPCTAGCPIGQDIPEYIRLVGEQRYREAYELIIAKNPLPFITGTICTQHCAAKCTRLDYDEPVRIRALKKVAAENGCRPHAQRDGQATARKTTRVAIIGAGPSGLAAGYFLARAGLGVTIFEKREKPGGTVEYIIPPFRMAREAIANDLELIKGTGVEFKLGADPDFSVEQLKRDGYKYVYLAIGAGEAKALALKSGAEKVVSAIEFLEKFKAGRKTGQLGKKVAVIGGGDVAMDAARAALRVEGVEKVYLVYRRTKEYMPASREEIKAALAEGIILKELLSPYSWSDGVLQCHKMQLSEPDASGRMNVVPLEGEFENIEVDAVISAIGQGVDYSILQRNGIEVNAQGEIAINPATNETNVENVFLGGDALRGPATIVEAIADGRKVARAILAREGALHDTGIRLSFEQEKRLQEINLKKGTLKAVFLDLGQEHERCLECGFVCNICVEVCPNRANIAIVAGNGGCKNVNQIIHVDGMCNECGNCATFCPYDGAPYKDKLTLFWREEDFTNSQNNGFLLLAGGEEPVFKLRVDGRVLKVTFDASGRADADLEKGILDLVWAAYKGYKYLF from the coding sequence ATGGGTAGCGTAATGCGTCCGCTGCCGTTCAGGAAACTCTTAAACTGGGTACTGGCAGAAAAAGAGAGATACGGCAGCATTTTTGGCCTACCGCAGGAAAAATTTTTCCAGAGGAGAAGAGAAGTCTACCTGCAATTATTCGGAGAATATCTGGAAAACGCCATTGGACCGGCTGCCGGTCCCCATACGCAACTGGCCCAGAATATAGTCGCTGCTTTTCTATCCGGCGGCAGGTTTTTTGAGCTGAAGACGGTGCAGGTGCTTGACCAACTGGACATTGCCAAACCGTGTATTGATGCTGCTGATGAAGGTTATAACGTGGAATGGTCGACCGAACTGGCCATTGAGGAAGCCCTGGAAGAGTATGTCAAGGCATGGTTTTTGCTGCACATCTTGCAAAAGGAACTGTGGGGTTCGGACCAGCGGGGCTTTATTTTTAATATGAGCGTTGGCTATGACTTAAAGGGCATAAAATCTCCCAAAGTTGATCAATTCATAGAGGGGCTCAAGGACGCCTCAAATACCGCGATATTCCAGGAATGCAAGACGGTGCTAAAGGAAGAAATCAAAAGGTTTGCGGTGGCGGATGAAGAGTTTATCGACAGCATCTCACCAAATATTTGTAAATCCGTTACCCTTTCCACCATGCACGGCTGCCCGCCGGCAGAAATAGAAACCATTTGCCGGTATCTCCTGGCGGAGAAAAAACTGCATACCTTTGTCAAGTTGAATCCGACCCTGCTGGGGTATGAATTTGTAAAAGATGCCCTGGCCAGGATGGGTTATAATTACATTCACCTGCGAGAGGAGTCTTTTAGCCATGACCTGCAATATGAAGAGGGCCTGGCCTTATTAAAGAGGCTGCAAGGGTTTGCTCAGGAACAGGAAAGGGGTTTTGGCGTCAAACTTTCCAATACCCTGCCGGTAAAAAACACAAAAGGCGAATTGCCGGGCGAAGAAATGTATCTCTCAGGCCGGGCCCTGTATCCCTTGACCATTAATCTTGCCTCCAGGCTGGCGGCGGAATTTGCCGGGCGGTTAAAAATTTCTTATGCCGGCGGAGGAGATGCTTTTAACATTGCTCGCATCTTCGCGACGGGGATATGGCCCATTACCGTAGCCACGACGCTCTTAAAGCCTGGAGGCTATCTAAGGTTGCAACAAATTGCCGGGGAACTGGAATCTCACCTGCAGGACAGGGCAACAGATACTGTAGATGTGGAAAAGCTCGCCGGACTGGCGGCCGGCGCCTTTAAAGATCCCGATTACCTGAAGGAAAAAAGAGGGGTCAGGAGCCGGAAGTTAGGCAAGCAATTACCCTTAACGGATTGCTTTATAGCGCCGTGTACCGCTGGCTGCCCCATTGGCCAGGACATCCCGGAGTATATCAGGCTGGTAGGGGAGCAAAGGTATCGCGAGGCGTATGAACTTATAATTGCCAAAAACCCGTTGCCCTTTATCACGGGTACGATTTGTACCCAGCACTGCGCCGCCAAGTGTACCCGCCTGGACTATGACGAGCCGGTTCGCATTCGCGCCCTAAAGAAGGTGGCTGCCGAAAACGGCTGCCGGCCCCATGCGCAAAGAGATGGGCAGGCGACCGCGCGAAAAACAACCAGGGTGGCGATTATTGGGGCGGGGCCCTCAGGCCTGGCTGCGGGTTATTTTCTCGCCAGGGCCGGCCTGGGTGTCACCATCTTTGAGAAACGAGAAAAGCCCGGCGGTACCGTCGAGTATATTATCCCGCCTTTCCGGATGGCAAGGGAAGCAATTGCAAACGATCTGGAGCTGATTAAGGGGACGGGCGTCGAATTTAAGCTGGGCGCCGATCCGGACTTTTCCGTCGAGCAGCTAAAAAGGGACGGCTATAAATACGTGTACCTGGCGATAGGGGCGGGAGAAGCTAAAGCCCTGGCTCTAAAGAGCGGCGCCGAAAAAGTAGTGAGCGCCATTGAATTCCTGGAGAAGTTTAAAGCGGGCAGGAAGACTGGGCAGCTGGGGAAAAAGGTGGCCGTCATCGGCGGAGGGGACGTGGCTATGGATGCCGCCAGGGCGGCCCTGCGGGTGGAAGGCGTGGAAAAAGTTTATCTCGTCTACAGGAGAACTAAAGAGTATATGCCGGCGAGCAGGGAAGAAATCAAAGCTGCCCTGGCAGAGGGCATAATCTTGAAGGAGCTTTTATCCCCGTACTCCTGGTCTGATGGTGTCTTACAGTGTCACAAGATGCAACTCAGCGAACCGGATGCCTCGGGGAGGATGAATGTAGTTCCTCTAGAGGGCGAGTTTGAAAATATCGAGGTTGATGCCGTTATCTCTGCCATCGGCCAGGGTGTGGACTATAGTATCCTGCAGAGGAACGGTATAGAGGTTAACGCCCAGGGGGAAATTGCCATTAATCCCGCTACCAATGAAACAAATGTTGAAAATGTTTTTCTCGGCGGCGATGCCCTGCGCGGCCCGGCCACAATAGTGGAGGCTATTGCCGATGGCCGCAAGGTTGCCAGAGCGATTCTCGCCAGGGAAGGTGCTTTGCACGACACCGGCATAAGGCTATCATTTGAACAGGAAAAAAGGCTGCAGGAGATTAACCTGAAAAAAGGAACCCTGAAAGCCGTTTTCCTGGATTTGGGGCAGGAACATGAGCGATGCCTGGAATGCGGGTTTGTGTGTAATATTTGTGTGGAAGTGTGCCCCAACAGGGCCAATATTGCTATTGTAGCCGGCAATGGAGGCTGCAAGAATGTAAACCAGATCATTCATGTGGACGGTATGTGCAATGAATGCGGGAACTGCGCGACATTTTGCCCTTATGACGGCGCTCCTTATAAGGATAAATTAACTCTTTTCTGGAGGGAAGAAGATTTTACCAACAGCCAGAACAACGGTTTCCTCTTGTTAGCAGGCGGGGAGGAACCTGTCTTTAAGCTCCGGGTTGACGGCAGGGTATTGAAGGTAACGTTTGATGCCTCTGGCAGGGCTGATGCTGATTTAGAAAAAGGCATTTTGGACCTTGTCTGGGCTGCTTATAAGGGGTATAAGTATTTGTTTTAA
- a CDS encoding ABC transporter permease gives MENSIWIATLAAAITAGTPILYAALGEILAERAGVLNLGVEGMMLVGAVTGFMVAVRTGNPWMGFLVALLAAGLLAAIFAFLTITLRANQVVTGLALTMFGTGLSGFLGKPYVGIPLPLSFKPVAIPFLANIPLIGPVLFRHDPLVYLTYVLVPLLWYYFYRTRPGLNLRAVGENPAAADALGVNVFALRYIYVIIGGMLAGAGGAFLSLAYAPSWLENMTAGRGWIAVALVIFAVWDPVKALLGSYLFGGVDALTYTLQAATKIAIPSFFLKMLPYILTLVVLIIATRQTLVKHIGAPGALSIPYDREER, from the coding sequence ATGGAAAACTCGATCTGGATCGCCACCCTGGCGGCAGCCATAACTGCCGGCACACCTATCCTTTATGCCGCCCTGGGGGAAATCCTGGCCGAGCGGGCCGGGGTTTTAAACCTGGGGGTGGAAGGCATGATGCTGGTGGGAGCCGTGACCGGCTTCATGGTAGCGGTGCGCACGGGTAACCCCTGGATGGGCTTCCTGGTGGCCCTGCTGGCGGCCGGGTTGCTGGCGGCTATCTTTGCCTTTTTGACCATCACCCTGCGGGCCAACCAGGTGGTAACCGGCCTGGCCCTGACCATGTTTGGCACCGGTTTAAGCGGTTTCCTGGGCAAACCCTATGTTGGTATTCCCCTGCCCTTAAGCTTCAAGCCCGTGGCCATACCCTTCCTGGCCAATATCCCCCTTATTGGTCCGGTCTTATTCCGCCACGACCCCCTGGTTTATTTAACCTATGTCCTGGTACCGCTGCTCTGGTACTATTTTTACCGTACCCGGCCGGGCCTGAATTTACGGGCCGTGGGGGAGAACCCGGCGGCAGCCGACGCCCTGGGGGTCAATGTCTTTGCCCTGCGCTATATCTACGTCATTATTGGCGGTATGCTGGCCGGCGCCGGCGGCGCCTTCCTTTCCCTGGCCTATGCCCCCAGCTGGCTGGAGAACATGACGGCCGGCCGGGGCTGGATTGCCGTAGCCCTGGTGATCTTTGCCGTCTGGGACCCCGTTAAAGCGCTCCTTGGTTCCTATCTCTTTGGCGGCGTGGATGCCCTGACCTATACCTTGCAGGCGGCCACCAAAATCGCCATTCCTTCCTTTTTCTTAAAGATGTTACCCTATATCCTGACCCTGGTGGTTCTGATCATTGCTACCCGCCAGACCCTGGTGAAACACATCGGCGCCCCCGGTGCCCTGTCCATTCCTTACGACCGGGAGGAAAGATAA
- a CDS encoding ABC transporter permease, translated as MVGSSLPGPAPAPLITWEKRLEPSRVMAVIVPVIAVILALGVGAIFLAVTGFNPLKVYQSMLYGVIGSKYGLSETVVKAIPLMLAGLGVSVAFRMLLWNIGAEGQFYMGAFGASFVALYFPHLPAYLMLPAMFIAGIVMGGLWAVLPALPKARWGVNEVITTLMLNYVAILWVDYLVYGPWKDPKGFNFPLTAPFSKAAILPTIAGTRVHLGLIFALLAAIVLSIILWHTRWGYEIRVIGESPRAARYAGIKIERNIILVMLLSGALAGLAGMSEVAGITHRLQHGISPGYGYTAIIIAWLAKLHPATIILVSFLFGGLIVGGYSVQTSGVPAATVSMLQGAILFFVLGGEILTRYRLHFGRKEGK; from the coding sequence ATGGTTGGATCATCCTTACCGGGGCCGGCCCCGGCACCCCTGATCACCTGGGAAAAACGCCTCGAGCCCTCGCGGGTCATGGCTGTGATAGTTCCTGTCATTGCCGTCATCCTGGCCCTGGGGGTGGGAGCCATCTTCCTGGCAGTGACAGGATTTAACCCCTTAAAGGTCTACCAGAGCATGCTTTATGGCGTCATCGGCTCCAAGTACGGCCTGTCGGAAACCGTCGTCAAGGCCATCCCTTTGATGCTGGCGGGCCTGGGCGTTTCCGTGGCCTTCCGCATGCTCTTGTGGAATATAGGGGCGGAAGGACAATTCTACATGGGTGCCTTTGGCGCCAGTTTTGTGGCCCTTTACTTTCCCCACCTGCCGGCCTACCTCATGCTGCCGGCCATGTTTATAGCCGGTATCGTTATGGGCGGCCTCTGGGCCGTGTTGCCGGCCTTGCCCAAAGCCAGGTGGGGCGTGAACGAAGTCATTACCACTTTAATGTTAAACTATGTGGCCATCCTCTGGGTGGATTACCTGGTTTACGGTCCCTGGAAGGACCCCAAAGGATTTAATTTCCCCCTGACCGCACCCTTCAGCAAGGCGGCAATCCTGCCGACCATTGCCGGCACCCGCGTCCACCTGGGCCTGATTTTTGCCCTGCTGGCTGCCATTGTGCTGAGCATTATTCTCTGGCATACCCGCTGGGGATACGAAATCAGGGTTATTGGTGAAAGTCCCCGGGCCGCCCGCTACGCGGGGATTAAAATTGAGCGCAACATTATCCTGGTGATGCTCTTGAGCGGCGCCCTGGCCGGACTGGCGGGGATGAGCGAGGTAGCAGGCATTACCCACCGCCTGCAGCACGGTATTTCCCCGGGGTATGGTTACACGGCCATTATTATTGCCTGGCTGGCCAAACTCCACCCGGCGACCATTATCCTGGTATCTTTCCTTTTTGGCGGCCTCATTGTCGGGGGTTACAGCGTCCAGACTTCCGGCGTGCCGGCGGCGACGGTCTCCATGCTCCAGGGTGCCATCCTCTTCTTTGTCCTGGGTGGCGAGATCTTAACCCGCTACCGCCTGCACTTTGGCCGTAAGGAGGGAAAATAA
- a CDS encoding ABC transporter ATP-binding protein, with product MVVPLVEMRGITKVFPGVMANDGVNLSVRAGEIHALLGENGAGKSTLMSILTGLYRPDGGEIYIDGQRVNFRSPRDAIAAGIGMVHQHFRLVAPFTVTENVALGLKGGLKLNLNKLAGEIAALSKEYGLQVDPQARIWQLSVGEQQRVEIIKLLYRHARVLILDEPTAVLTPQEARDLYQTLKKMAARGCAVIFITHKLQEVMDAADTITILRGGKTVATVRKSATNEKELARMMVGREILWQVNKPAARKGDKVLEIKNLKALNDKGLPALRGINLAVYAGEILGIAGVAGNGQRELAEVIAGLRPCQGGTITVAGQELGQCDPCRVINAGVGYIPEDRLGMGLVPNLGAVDNLLLKEYRHPRWGKTLLNRRAARQWARELVERFQVKMAGLDAPVKMMSGGNLQRLLLAREISTRPRLLVAVYPARGLDVGATETVHRLLLEQRAAGTAILLISEDLEELFRLADRIAVMYEGEIMGLVATEEASVEELGLMMAGAKRMEVSA from the coding sequence ATGGTAGTACCCCTGGTAGAGATGCGGGGAATAACCAAGGTGTTCCCCGGCGTGATGGCCAACGACGGGGTTAATCTATCCGTCCGGGCGGGGGAAATTCATGCCCTGCTGGGAGAAAACGGGGCCGGTAAGAGCACCCTCATGAGTATCCTTACCGGGCTGTACCGGCCCGATGGCGGGGAAATCTATATTGATGGGCAAAGGGTGAATTTCCGTTCACCCCGGGATGCCATTGCGGCGGGCATCGGCATGGTCCACCAGCATTTCCGCCTGGTGGCGCCCTTTACGGTGACGGAAAACGTGGCCCTGGGCTTAAAGGGGGGCCTCAAACTCAACTTAAACAAGCTGGCCGGGGAGATAGCCGCCCTTTCTAAAGAATACGGTCTCCAGGTAGATCCCCAGGCCCGCATCTGGCAGCTTTCGGTAGGCGAGCAGCAGCGGGTGGAGATTATCAAGCTTTTGTACCGCCATGCCCGGGTGTTGATCCTGGATGAGCCGACGGCGGTTTTGACCCCCCAGGAAGCCCGGGACCTGTACCAGACGTTGAAGAAGATGGCCGCCCGGGGCTGCGCCGTAATCTTTATTACCCATAAACTGCAGGAAGTTATGGATGCCGCCGACACCATTACGATTTTACGGGGCGGTAAAACCGTAGCCACCGTCAGAAAAAGCGCAACAAACGAGAAGGAACTGGCCCGGATGATGGTCGGCCGGGAGATCTTATGGCAGGTGAATAAACCTGCGGCCCGGAAAGGCGATAAAGTCCTGGAGATAAAGAATTTAAAGGCCTTAAACGATAAAGGCCTGCCGGCCTTAAGGGGCATAAACCTGGCAGTTTATGCCGGCGAGATCCTTGGTATAGCCGGGGTGGCCGGTAATGGCCAGCGCGAGCTGGCGGAGGTTATTGCGGGTTTAAGACCCTGCCAGGGTGGGACTATTACCGTCGCCGGCCAGGAGTTAGGCCAGTGCGATCCCTGCCGGGTAATTAACGCCGGGGTGGGTTATATACCCGAGGATCGCCTGGGCATGGGTCTGGTACCCAACCTGGGGGCTGTCGATAACCTGCTCCTGAAGGAATACCGCCACCCCCGCTGGGGCAAAACCCTCCTCAACAGGCGGGCGGCGCGCCAGTGGGCCAGGGAACTGGTGGAACGCTTTCAGGTCAAGATGGCCGGCCTGGATGCCCCGGTGAAGATGATGTCCGGCGGCAACCTGCAGCGGTTGCTCCTGGCCCGGGAAATTTCCACCCGGCCGCGCCTCCTGGTAGCCGTTTACCCGGCCCGGGGCCTGGATGTCGGCGCCACCGAAACAGTGCACCGGCTGCTCCTGGAGCAACGGGCTGCCGGGACGGCCATCCTCTTAATCTCCGAAGACCTGGAAGAGCTTTTCCGCCTGGCCGACCGCATTGCCGTCATGTATGAAGGCGAAATTATGGGCCTGGTGGCTACCGAAGAGGCCAGCGTTGAGGAGTTAGGCCTGATGATGGCCGGAGCAAAAAGAATGGAGGTTAGTGCCTGA
- a CDS encoding BMP family ABC transporter substrate-binding protein produces MMRKGWRFILVLLLALVVAVAAAGCGGQKPAGESKGGEKPAAGGQAKDEKMKVAFIYVGPVGDAGWTWTHDQGRKYLADKLPWVDATTYMENVPEGADVERVLTELAEKGNKVIFATSFGYMDYVIKVAEKYPNVVFLHCSGYKTANNVGTYFGAMEEPRYLSGMVAGKMTKSNILGYVAAHPIPEVIRGINAFTLGARAVNPNVKVKVVWTNTWYDPAAEKQAALSLLDAGADVIAQHQDTPGPQQAAQERGKYGIGYNSDMRQFAPNANLTSPVWNWGPYYVKTVEAVKNGTWKSEQYYGTMKDGIVDLGPFSDKVPQEVRDLVNKKKQEIIDGKFNVFQGPIKDQSGKVRVPEGQKMSHEDVLGFNWFVEGVEGEIPK; encoded by the coding sequence ATGATGCGCAAAGGATGGCGTTTCATACTGGTGCTGCTCCTGGCCCTGGTGGTTGCGGTAGCTGCCGCCGGCTGCGGCGGCCAGAAACCCGCCGGCGAAAGTAAGGGCGGGGAAAAGCCGGCGGCCGGTGGGCAGGCTAAAGACGAGAAGATGAAAGTAGCCTTTATCTATGTGGGGCCGGTGGGCGACGCCGGCTGGACCTGGACCCACGACCAGGGCCGCAAGTATTTAGCCGATAAGTTGCCCTGGGTGGACGCTACCACTTATATGGAAAACGTCCCCGAAGGGGCCGACGTGGAGCGGGTGCTGACGGAACTGGCGGAAAAGGGTAATAAAGTCATCTTCGCTACCAGTTTTGGCTACATGGATTACGTCATTAAGGTGGCGGAAAAATATCCTAATGTAGTTTTCCTGCATTGTTCGGGTTATAAGACGGCCAATAATGTCGGCACTTACTTTGGGGCCATGGAAGAACCCCGCTATCTCTCGGGCATGGTGGCCGGCAAAATGACCAAGTCCAATATCCTGGGTTATGTCGCCGCCCATCCCATCCCGGAAGTGATCCGCGGCATCAACGCCTTTACCCTGGGGGCGCGTGCGGTTAATCCCAACGTCAAGGTAAAAGTAGTCTGGACCAACACCTGGTACGACCCGGCGGCCGAAAAGCAGGCAGCCCTGAGCCTCTTAGATGCGGGCGCCGATGTCATCGCCCAGCACCAGGATACGCCGGGTCCCCAGCAGGCGGCCCAGGAGCGCGGCAAATACGGCATTGGCTATAACTCAGATATGCGCCAGTTCGCCCCTAATGCCAACCTGACCTCGCCGGTCTGGAACTGGGGCCCATACTATGTAAAGACAGTGGAAGCGGTCAAAAATGGCACCTGGAAATCAGAACAATACTACGGTACGATGAAAGACGGTATTGTTGACCTGGGTCCCTTTAGTGACAAGGTACCCCAGGAGGTCCGCGACCTGGTAAATAAGAAGAAGCAGGAGATTATTGACGGCAAGTTCAACGTCTTCCAGGGTCCCATTAAGGACCAGAGCGGTAAAGTACGGGTGCCGGAAGGCCAGAAAATGAGCCACGAAGATGTCCTCGGTTTCAACTGGTTTGTAGAGGGTGTAGAAGGCGAGATCCCGAAATAA
- a CDS encoding 2-hydroxyacid dehydrogenase: MAKWNVYVTRLVPQPALDLLAEYCDLEINPEDRVLTRAELLEKVRGRDGILCLLTDILDDEVFTAAKGVKIFANVAVGFNNVDLEAATRHGIMISNTPGVLTEATADMAWALLFTVARRVVEGDKFTRAGKYKGWGPLLMLGQEITGKTLGVIGAGRIGTAFARKAKGFDMKILYHDVQRSEAFEAATGGTYVDKETLLKEADFVSLHVPLMPSTTHLISTPELKLMKKTSILINTSRGPVVDEKALVKALQEKEIWGAGLDVFENEPELAPGLAELDNVVLCPHIASATWETRTNMALMAANNLLAALRGELPPQCLNPEVYYRQHGKM; the protein is encoded by the coding sequence GTGGCTAAATGGAACGTTTACGTAACCCGTCTGGTACCGCAACCGGCCCTGGATCTCCTGGCCGAATACTGCGACCTGGAAATTAACCCTGAAGACCGGGTCTTAACCCGGGCGGAACTCCTGGAAAAGGTCAGGGGCCGGGACGGTATCCTCTGCTTGCTCACGGACATCCTGGATGACGAAGTCTTTACAGCGGCTAAAGGAGTTAAGATCTTTGCCAATGTGGCGGTGGGTTTTAACAATGTCGACCTGGAAGCAGCCACCCGCCACGGCATCATGATCAGCAACACCCCCGGTGTCCTCACCGAAGCTACCGCCGACATGGCCTGGGCCCTCCTCTTTACTGTCGCCCGGCGGGTAGTAGAGGGCGACAAGTTTACCCGCGCCGGCAAGTACAAGGGCTGGGGCCCCCTTTTGATGCTGGGCCAGGAAATCACCGGCAAAACCCTGGGAGTTATAGGCGCCGGCCGTATCGGCACTGCCTTTGCCCGGAAAGCTAAAGGGTTTGACATGAAGATCCTCTACCATGATGTCCAGCGGAGCGAGGCCTTTGAAGCAGCCACCGGCGGCACCTATGTGGACAAGGAGACCCTCCTCAAGGAAGCCGACTTTGTTTCCCTGCACGTCCCCTTAATGCCGTCGACGACGCACCTCATCAGTACGCCGGAACTCAAGTTGATGAAGAAGACGTCCATCCTCATTAACACTTCCCGCGGTCCGGTAGTGGATGAAAAGGCCCTGGTCAAAGCCCTGCAGGAAAAGGAAATCTGGGGTGCGGGCCTGGATGTCTTTGAGAACGAACCGGAACTGGCCCCGGGCCTGGCCGAACTGGATAACGTCGTCCTCTGCCCCCACATTGCCAGCGCCACCTGGGAAACCCGGACCAACATGGCCCTCATGGCCGCCAACAACCTGCTGGCCGCCCTGCGGGGTGAACTGCCGCCCCAGTGCCTGAACCCGGAAGTCTATTACCGGCAGCACGGTAAAATGTAG